A section of the Mangifera indica cultivar Alphonso chromosome 12, CATAS_Mindica_2.1, whole genome shotgun sequence genome encodes:
- the LOC123193643 gene encoding protein STRUBBELIG isoform X1, which produces MGCANCGVCAGFVVVVFTVLTTPFCAGLTDLRDVAAINSLYVALEFPPLDKWLPLGGDPCGDSWQGVLCVFSNVTEIKLNGMNLGGTLVDSLGDFKSIIVLDLGNNHIGGSIPNNLPLTIRNFSLSGNHFTGSIPESLTMLSQLLDLSLSNNLLTGGIPDTFQQLTNLINLDLSANNLTGQLPPSMVDLSSLKTLHLQDNKLSGFLDVLQDLHLTDLNIENNLFSGPIPANLLTIPNFRKDGNPFNTTIIPSPSTALPPSIAWAPAPGYAPGNPAEVPSVSTAPKLKSARNFLTTKGVIWISVIGAVILFVLGACLFICRYCKGRKLKKDPERNHVGAHKTSGENPNNSKSSLQPNLPVEKVSIQPVSKEPIMKPQDGYGVDNIRINPKPQDEQLPPPPLLLPIVEKVSSKPPAPADVTRSHHPSMSLNCGSTIPFTIATLQQCTNSFSEENFIGEGLLGSVYVAELPDGKLVAVKKLGITACLRQSDDEFLGLVSRISKLQHPNIVNLVGYCNEHRQRLLVYEYCGNGTLHDLLHMDEENHKKLSWNMRTRMALGAARALQYLHEGCQPPIVHRNFKSANILLDEKLAVHVSDCGLDLLLSGSTIEFSGRTANGYGAPELESGSFTCQSDVYSLGVVMLELLTGRKSYDRSRPRGEHSLVRWAIPQLHDIDALSKMVDPSLNGAYPVKSLSRFADIISRCVQWEPGFRPPISEIVQDLLQMI; this is translated from the exons ATGGGTTGTGCAAATTGTGGTGTTTGTGCTGGTTTCGTGGTGGTGGTGTTCACTGTTttaacgacgccgttttgtgcTGGGTTAACTGACCTTCGTGACG TTGCGGCAATAAATAGCTTATATGTTGCACTAGAGTTCCCGCCTCTTGATAAATGGCTACCCCTTGGAGGAGACCCATGTGGAGATTCATGGCAAGGCGTCTTATGTGTTTTCTCAAATGTGACAGAAAT AAAACTCAATGGCATGAATTTGGGAGGAACTTTGGTGGATAGCTTGGGAGACTTCAAATCAATAATAGTTTT AGATTTGGGCAATAATCACATTGGAGGGAGTATTCCAAACAACTTGCCCCTTACCATAAGGAACTT TTCTCTTTCAGGTAATCATTTCACTGGAAGCATCCCAGAATCATTGACCATGCTATCTCAGTTGTTGGATTT GTCTTTGAGCAATAACCTTTTGACTGGAGGCATACCTGATACCTTTCAACAGCTTACGAACTTGATTAACTT GGATCTGTCAGCTAACAATTTGACTGGTCAACTGCCTCCCTCAATGGTGGACTTGTCGTCTCTCAAAACATT GCACCTGCAGGACAACAAACTTTCTGGGTTCCTTGATGTTCTACAGGACCTTCACTTAACTGATTT GAACATTGAGAACAATTTGTTCTCAGGGCCTATACCTGCAAACTTGCTCACTATTCCAAATTTCAG AAAAGATGGAAATCCCTTTAATACAACTATTATTCCATCACCCTCTACGGCACTGCCTCCATCTATAGCTTGGGCACCAGCTCCTGGTTATGCACCTGGAAATCCAGCAGAAGTGCCTTCTGTCTCTACAGCACCAAAGTTAAAAAGTGCAAGAAACTTTTTGACAACAAAGGGGGTCATTTGGATTTCCGTTATAGGGGCTGTGATACTTTTTGTGTTAGGAGCTTGTCTCTTTATCTGCAGATACTGCAAAGGTAGAAAATTGAAGAAGGATCCTGAGAGGAATCATGTGGGTGCACATAAAACCTCTGGGGAGAATCCTAACAACAGTAAATCTTCTTTACAGCCAAATCTTCCAGTGGAGAAAG TCTCAATTCAACCAGTCTCTAAAGAGCCAATCATGAAGCCTCAAGATGGATATGGAGTGGACAATATAAGAATAAATCCAAAGCCACAGGATGAACAG CTGCCACCACCTCCTTTGCTATTACCCATTGTTGAGAAGGTCTCTTCAAAACCACCTGCACCTGCAGATGTAACTAGGAGTCATCATCCTTCTATGAGCCTGAACTGTGGTTCAACTATTCCTTTCACCATTGCAACACTTCAGCAGTGTACCAATAGTTTCtctgaagaaaattttataggAGAGGGCTTGCTGGGCAGTGTATATGTAGCTGAGCTTCCAGACGGGAAG CTAGTCGCAGTCAAGAAACTGGGAATTACAGCTTGTCTTCGGCAGAGTGATGATGAGTTTCTTGGATTAGTGTCTAGAATCTCTAAACTTCAACACCCTAATATTGTGAATCTGGTTGGTTACTGTAATGAGCATAGACAACGTCTGCTTGTGTATGAGTATTGTGGAAATGGAACACTTCATGATTTATTGCACATGGATGAAGAGAACCATAAAAAGCTTTCATGGAATATGCGCACCCGGATGGCACTGGGAGCTGCAAGAGCCCTACA GTATCTACATGAAGGATGTCAGCCACCCATTGTGCACCGAAATTTTAAGTCTGCCAATATTCTCCTTGATGAGAAACTTGCGGTGCATGTTTCAGACTGTGGTTTAGATTTACTATTATCTGGCTCCACAATTGAg TTTTCAGGGCGCACTGCTAATGGTTATGGTGCTCCTGAATTGGAGTCTGGAAGTTTTACATGCCAGAGTGATGTCTATAGCCTTGGAGTTGTAATGTTAGAACTTCTCACAGGACGGAAGTCCTATGACAG GTCACGACCCCGAGGGGAGCACTCTTTGGTTAGATGGGCAATTCCTCAGCTTCATGATATTGATGCACTATCGAAAATGGTTGACCCTTCTCTAAATGGAGCATATCCAGTCAAGTCATTATCTCGTTTTGCCGATATAATATCCCGATGTGTACAG TGGGAGCCAGGATTCAGACCACCAATATCCGAAATTGTCCAGGACCTCTTACAAATGATTTAG
- the LOC123193643 gene encoding protein STRUBBELIG isoform X2: protein MGCANCGVCAGFVVVVFTVLTTPFCAGLTDLRDVAAINSLYVALEFPPLDKWLPLGGDPCGDSWQGVLCVFSNVTEIKLNGMNLGGTLVDSLGDFKSIIVLDLGNNHIGGSIPNNLPLTIRNFSLSGNHFTGSIPESLTMLSQLLDLSLSNNLLTGGIPDTFQQLTNLINLDLSANNLTGQLPPSMVDLSSLKTLHLQDNKLSGFLDVLQDLHLTDLNIENNLFSGPIPANLLTIPNFRKDGNPFNTTIIPSPSTALPPSIAWAPAPGYAPGNPAEVPSVSTAPKLKSARNFLTTKGVIWISVIGAVILFVLGACLFICRYCKGRKLKKDPERNHVGAHKTSGENPNNSKSSLQPNLPVEKVSKEPIMKPQDGYGVDNIRINPKPQDEQLPPPPLLLPIVEKVSSKPPAPADVTRSHHPSMSLNCGSTIPFTIATLQQCTNSFSEENFIGEGLLGSVYVAELPDGKLVAVKKLGITACLRQSDDEFLGLVSRISKLQHPNIVNLVGYCNEHRQRLLVYEYCGNGTLHDLLHMDEENHKKLSWNMRTRMALGAARALQYLHEGCQPPIVHRNFKSANILLDEKLAVHVSDCGLDLLLSGSTIEFSGRTANGYGAPELESGSFTCQSDVYSLGVVMLELLTGRKSYDRSRPRGEHSLVRWAIPQLHDIDALSKMVDPSLNGAYPVKSLSRFADIISRCVQWEPGFRPPISEIVQDLLQMI, encoded by the exons ATGGGTTGTGCAAATTGTGGTGTTTGTGCTGGTTTCGTGGTGGTGGTGTTCACTGTTttaacgacgccgttttgtgcTGGGTTAACTGACCTTCGTGACG TTGCGGCAATAAATAGCTTATATGTTGCACTAGAGTTCCCGCCTCTTGATAAATGGCTACCCCTTGGAGGAGACCCATGTGGAGATTCATGGCAAGGCGTCTTATGTGTTTTCTCAAATGTGACAGAAAT AAAACTCAATGGCATGAATTTGGGAGGAACTTTGGTGGATAGCTTGGGAGACTTCAAATCAATAATAGTTTT AGATTTGGGCAATAATCACATTGGAGGGAGTATTCCAAACAACTTGCCCCTTACCATAAGGAACTT TTCTCTTTCAGGTAATCATTTCACTGGAAGCATCCCAGAATCATTGACCATGCTATCTCAGTTGTTGGATTT GTCTTTGAGCAATAACCTTTTGACTGGAGGCATACCTGATACCTTTCAACAGCTTACGAACTTGATTAACTT GGATCTGTCAGCTAACAATTTGACTGGTCAACTGCCTCCCTCAATGGTGGACTTGTCGTCTCTCAAAACATT GCACCTGCAGGACAACAAACTTTCTGGGTTCCTTGATGTTCTACAGGACCTTCACTTAACTGATTT GAACATTGAGAACAATTTGTTCTCAGGGCCTATACCTGCAAACTTGCTCACTATTCCAAATTTCAG AAAAGATGGAAATCCCTTTAATACAACTATTATTCCATCACCCTCTACGGCACTGCCTCCATCTATAGCTTGGGCACCAGCTCCTGGTTATGCACCTGGAAATCCAGCAGAAGTGCCTTCTGTCTCTACAGCACCAAAGTTAAAAAGTGCAAGAAACTTTTTGACAACAAAGGGGGTCATTTGGATTTCCGTTATAGGGGCTGTGATACTTTTTGTGTTAGGAGCTTGTCTCTTTATCTGCAGATACTGCAAAGGTAGAAAATTGAAGAAGGATCCTGAGAGGAATCATGTGGGTGCACATAAAACCTCTGGGGAGAATCCTAACAACAGTAAATCTTCTTTACAGCCAAATCTTCCAGTGGAGAAAG TCTCTAAAGAGCCAATCATGAAGCCTCAAGATGGATATGGAGTGGACAATATAAGAATAAATCCAAAGCCACAGGATGAACAG CTGCCACCACCTCCTTTGCTATTACCCATTGTTGAGAAGGTCTCTTCAAAACCACCTGCACCTGCAGATGTAACTAGGAGTCATCATCCTTCTATGAGCCTGAACTGTGGTTCAACTATTCCTTTCACCATTGCAACACTTCAGCAGTGTACCAATAGTTTCtctgaagaaaattttataggAGAGGGCTTGCTGGGCAGTGTATATGTAGCTGAGCTTCCAGACGGGAAG CTAGTCGCAGTCAAGAAACTGGGAATTACAGCTTGTCTTCGGCAGAGTGATGATGAGTTTCTTGGATTAGTGTCTAGAATCTCTAAACTTCAACACCCTAATATTGTGAATCTGGTTGGTTACTGTAATGAGCATAGACAACGTCTGCTTGTGTATGAGTATTGTGGAAATGGAACACTTCATGATTTATTGCACATGGATGAAGAGAACCATAAAAAGCTTTCATGGAATATGCGCACCCGGATGGCACTGGGAGCTGCAAGAGCCCTACA GTATCTACATGAAGGATGTCAGCCACCCATTGTGCACCGAAATTTTAAGTCTGCCAATATTCTCCTTGATGAGAAACTTGCGGTGCATGTTTCAGACTGTGGTTTAGATTTACTATTATCTGGCTCCACAATTGAg TTTTCAGGGCGCACTGCTAATGGTTATGGTGCTCCTGAATTGGAGTCTGGAAGTTTTACATGCCAGAGTGATGTCTATAGCCTTGGAGTTGTAATGTTAGAACTTCTCACAGGACGGAAGTCCTATGACAG GTCACGACCCCGAGGGGAGCACTCTTTGGTTAGATGGGCAATTCCTCAGCTTCATGATATTGATGCACTATCGAAAATGGTTGACCCTTCTCTAAATGGAGCATATCCAGTCAAGTCATTATCTCGTTTTGCCGATATAATATCCCGATGTGTACAG TGGGAGCCAGGATTCAGACCACCAATATCCGAAATTGTCCAGGACCTCTTACAAATGATTTAG
- the LOC123193643 gene encoding protein STRUBBELIG-RECEPTOR FAMILY 3 isoform X3, whose product MNLGGTLVDSLGDFKSIIVLDLGNNHIGGSIPNNLPLTIRNFSLSGNHFTGSIPESLTMLSQLLDLSLSNNLLTGGIPDTFQQLTNLINLDLSANNLTGQLPPSMVDLSSLKTLHLQDNKLSGFLDVLQDLHLTDLNIENNLFSGPIPANLLTIPNFRKDGNPFNTTIIPSPSTALPPSIAWAPAPGYAPGNPAEVPSVSTAPKLKSARNFLTTKGVIWISVIGAVILFVLGACLFICRYCKGRKLKKDPERNHVGAHKTSGENPNNSKSSLQPNLPVEKVSIQPVSKEPIMKPQDGYGVDNIRINPKPQDEQLPPPPLLLPIVEKVSSKPPAPADVTRSHHPSMSLNCGSTIPFTIATLQQCTNSFSEENFIGEGLLGSVYVAELPDGKLVAVKKLGITACLRQSDDEFLGLVSRISKLQHPNIVNLVGYCNEHRQRLLVYEYCGNGTLHDLLHMDEENHKKLSWNMRTRMALGAARALQYLHEGCQPPIVHRNFKSANILLDEKLAVHVSDCGLDLLLSGSTIEFSGRTANGYGAPELESGSFTCQSDVYSLGVVMLELLTGRKSYDRSRPRGEHSLVRWAIPQLHDIDALSKMVDPSLNGAYPVKSLSRFADIISRCVQWEPGFRPPISEIVQDLLQMI is encoded by the exons ATGAATTTGGGAGGAACTTTGGTGGATAGCTTGGGAGACTTCAAATCAATAATAGTTTT AGATTTGGGCAATAATCACATTGGAGGGAGTATTCCAAACAACTTGCCCCTTACCATAAGGAACTT TTCTCTTTCAGGTAATCATTTCACTGGAAGCATCCCAGAATCATTGACCATGCTATCTCAGTTGTTGGATTT GTCTTTGAGCAATAACCTTTTGACTGGAGGCATACCTGATACCTTTCAACAGCTTACGAACTTGATTAACTT GGATCTGTCAGCTAACAATTTGACTGGTCAACTGCCTCCCTCAATGGTGGACTTGTCGTCTCTCAAAACATT GCACCTGCAGGACAACAAACTTTCTGGGTTCCTTGATGTTCTACAGGACCTTCACTTAACTGATTT GAACATTGAGAACAATTTGTTCTCAGGGCCTATACCTGCAAACTTGCTCACTATTCCAAATTTCAG AAAAGATGGAAATCCCTTTAATACAACTATTATTCCATCACCCTCTACGGCACTGCCTCCATCTATAGCTTGGGCACCAGCTCCTGGTTATGCACCTGGAAATCCAGCAGAAGTGCCTTCTGTCTCTACAGCACCAAAGTTAAAAAGTGCAAGAAACTTTTTGACAACAAAGGGGGTCATTTGGATTTCCGTTATAGGGGCTGTGATACTTTTTGTGTTAGGAGCTTGTCTCTTTATCTGCAGATACTGCAAAGGTAGAAAATTGAAGAAGGATCCTGAGAGGAATCATGTGGGTGCACATAAAACCTCTGGGGAGAATCCTAACAACAGTAAATCTTCTTTACAGCCAAATCTTCCAGTGGAGAAAG TCTCAATTCAACCAGTCTCTAAAGAGCCAATCATGAAGCCTCAAGATGGATATGGAGTGGACAATATAAGAATAAATCCAAAGCCACAGGATGAACAG CTGCCACCACCTCCTTTGCTATTACCCATTGTTGAGAAGGTCTCTTCAAAACCACCTGCACCTGCAGATGTAACTAGGAGTCATCATCCTTCTATGAGCCTGAACTGTGGTTCAACTATTCCTTTCACCATTGCAACACTTCAGCAGTGTACCAATAGTTTCtctgaagaaaattttataggAGAGGGCTTGCTGGGCAGTGTATATGTAGCTGAGCTTCCAGACGGGAAG CTAGTCGCAGTCAAGAAACTGGGAATTACAGCTTGTCTTCGGCAGAGTGATGATGAGTTTCTTGGATTAGTGTCTAGAATCTCTAAACTTCAACACCCTAATATTGTGAATCTGGTTGGTTACTGTAATGAGCATAGACAACGTCTGCTTGTGTATGAGTATTGTGGAAATGGAACACTTCATGATTTATTGCACATGGATGAAGAGAACCATAAAAAGCTTTCATGGAATATGCGCACCCGGATGGCACTGGGAGCTGCAAGAGCCCTACA GTATCTACATGAAGGATGTCAGCCACCCATTGTGCACCGAAATTTTAAGTCTGCCAATATTCTCCTTGATGAGAAACTTGCGGTGCATGTTTCAGACTGTGGTTTAGATTTACTATTATCTGGCTCCACAATTGAg TTTTCAGGGCGCACTGCTAATGGTTATGGTGCTCCTGAATTGGAGTCTGGAAGTTTTACATGCCAGAGTGATGTCTATAGCCTTGGAGTTGTAATGTTAGAACTTCTCACAGGACGGAAGTCCTATGACAG GTCACGACCCCGAGGGGAGCACTCTTTGGTTAGATGGGCAATTCCTCAGCTTCATGATATTGATGCACTATCGAAAATGGTTGACCCTTCTCTAAATGGAGCATATCCAGTCAAGTCATTATCTCGTTTTGCCGATATAATATCCCGATGTGTACAG TGGGAGCCAGGATTCAGACCACCAATATCCGAAATTGTCCAGGACCTCTTACAAATGATTTAG
- the LOC123193643 gene encoding protein STRUBBELIG isoform X4, with the protein MGCANCGVCAGFVVVVFTVLTTPFCAGLTDLRDVAAINSLYVALEFPPLDKWLPLGGDPCGDSWQGVLCVFSNVTEIKLNGMNLGGTLVDSLGDFKSIIVLDLGNNHIGGSIPNNLPLTIRNFSLSGNHFTGSIPESLTMLSQLLDLSLSNNLLTGGIPDTFQQLTNLINLDLSANNLTGQLPPSMVDLSSLKTLHLQDNKLSGFLDVLQDLHLTDLNIENNLFSGPIPANLLTIPNFRKDGNPFNTTIIPSPSTALPPSIAWAPAPGYAPGNPAEVPSVSTAPKLKSARNFLTTKGVIWISVIGAVILFVLGACLFICRYCKGRKLKKDPERNHVGAHKTSGENPNNSKSSLQPNLPVEKVSIQPVSKEPIMKPQDGYGVDNIRINPKPQDEQLPPPPLLLPIVEKVSSKPPAPADVTRSHHPSMSLNCGSTIPFTIATLQQCTNSFSEENFIGEGLLGSVYVAELPDGKLVAVKKLGITACLRQSDDEFLGLVSRISKLQHPNIVNLVGYCNEHRQRLLVYEYCGNGTLHDLLHMDEENHKKLSWNMRTRMALGAARALQYLHEGCQPPIVHRNFKSANILLDEKLAVHVSDCGLDLLLSGSTIEGALLMVMVLLNWSLEVLHARVMSIALEL; encoded by the exons ATGGGTTGTGCAAATTGTGGTGTTTGTGCTGGTTTCGTGGTGGTGGTGTTCACTGTTttaacgacgccgttttgtgcTGGGTTAACTGACCTTCGTGACG TTGCGGCAATAAATAGCTTATATGTTGCACTAGAGTTCCCGCCTCTTGATAAATGGCTACCCCTTGGAGGAGACCCATGTGGAGATTCATGGCAAGGCGTCTTATGTGTTTTCTCAAATGTGACAGAAAT AAAACTCAATGGCATGAATTTGGGAGGAACTTTGGTGGATAGCTTGGGAGACTTCAAATCAATAATAGTTTT AGATTTGGGCAATAATCACATTGGAGGGAGTATTCCAAACAACTTGCCCCTTACCATAAGGAACTT TTCTCTTTCAGGTAATCATTTCACTGGAAGCATCCCAGAATCATTGACCATGCTATCTCAGTTGTTGGATTT GTCTTTGAGCAATAACCTTTTGACTGGAGGCATACCTGATACCTTTCAACAGCTTACGAACTTGATTAACTT GGATCTGTCAGCTAACAATTTGACTGGTCAACTGCCTCCCTCAATGGTGGACTTGTCGTCTCTCAAAACATT GCACCTGCAGGACAACAAACTTTCTGGGTTCCTTGATGTTCTACAGGACCTTCACTTAACTGATTT GAACATTGAGAACAATTTGTTCTCAGGGCCTATACCTGCAAACTTGCTCACTATTCCAAATTTCAG AAAAGATGGAAATCCCTTTAATACAACTATTATTCCATCACCCTCTACGGCACTGCCTCCATCTATAGCTTGGGCACCAGCTCCTGGTTATGCACCTGGAAATCCAGCAGAAGTGCCTTCTGTCTCTACAGCACCAAAGTTAAAAAGTGCAAGAAACTTTTTGACAACAAAGGGGGTCATTTGGATTTCCGTTATAGGGGCTGTGATACTTTTTGTGTTAGGAGCTTGTCTCTTTATCTGCAGATACTGCAAAGGTAGAAAATTGAAGAAGGATCCTGAGAGGAATCATGTGGGTGCACATAAAACCTCTGGGGAGAATCCTAACAACAGTAAATCTTCTTTACAGCCAAATCTTCCAGTGGAGAAAG TCTCAATTCAACCAGTCTCTAAAGAGCCAATCATGAAGCCTCAAGATGGATATGGAGTGGACAATATAAGAATAAATCCAAAGCCACAGGATGAACAG CTGCCACCACCTCCTTTGCTATTACCCATTGTTGAGAAGGTCTCTTCAAAACCACCTGCACCTGCAGATGTAACTAGGAGTCATCATCCTTCTATGAGCCTGAACTGTGGTTCAACTATTCCTTTCACCATTGCAACACTTCAGCAGTGTACCAATAGTTTCtctgaagaaaattttataggAGAGGGCTTGCTGGGCAGTGTATATGTAGCTGAGCTTCCAGACGGGAAG CTAGTCGCAGTCAAGAAACTGGGAATTACAGCTTGTCTTCGGCAGAGTGATGATGAGTTTCTTGGATTAGTGTCTAGAATCTCTAAACTTCAACACCCTAATATTGTGAATCTGGTTGGTTACTGTAATGAGCATAGACAACGTCTGCTTGTGTATGAGTATTGTGGAAATGGAACACTTCATGATTTATTGCACATGGATGAAGAGAACCATAAAAAGCTTTCATGGAATATGCGCACCCGGATGGCACTGGGAGCTGCAAGAGCCCTACA GTATCTACATGAAGGATGTCAGCCACCCATTGTGCACCGAAATTTTAAGTCTGCCAATATTCTCCTTGATGAGAAACTTGCGGTGCATGTTTCAGACTGTGGTTTAGATTTACTATTATCTGGCTCCACAATTGAg GGCGCACTGCTAATGGTTATGGTGCTCCTGAATTGGAGTCTGGAAGTTTTACATGCCAGAGTGATGTCTATAGCCTTGGAGTTGTAA
- the LOC123192545 gene encoding uncharacterized protein LOC123192545, with translation MGCCVSSEASSISKKDELVNGGSNGSSKVKAFSHENRAAPPSVEEETVKEVLSETPKPKPQPTPCPKPDPDLTANVKQQVQENNFFNQNPAVFTKIQENHQLEQLKHKNVAKKQELNNVNEENMSEVSEVCSLSFSESVSTTTNITDRRENEEDQEVMQQNRMRNNRSPAKFTQQRNQDFRVRKDRVVTQSPTRRFEQSPGKRNPTGSVRLVQSGREEPGRVPNQSIGKKCRDTGESSGRRSRSPAATRSAAIGRSPSTRRTIQSPGRTKNESGQNGSHKHTNSRKIESPSKTENRWPSNDQNNNNSSTNESLENPHVSLECFIFL, from the coding sequence ATGGGTTGTTGTGTCAGCAGTGAAGCTTCTTCTATTTCAAAGAAAGACGAGCTCGTGAACGGGGGATCTAATGGGTCTTCAAAGGTGAAAGCTTTTAGTCACGAGAATAGAGCGGCTCCACCGTCAGTGGAGGAAGAAACCGTGAAAGAAGTTCTCTCCGAAACCCCCAAACCCAAACCCCAACCTACTCCCTGCCCGAAACCTGACCCAGATTTGACTGCCAACGTCAAACAACAAGTGCAAGAAAACAACTTTTTCAATCAGAACCCGGCGGTTTTCACCAAGATCCAAGAAAATCACCAGCTTGAACAGCTAAAGCACAAGAACGTGGCCAAGAAACAAGAGTTGAACAATGTGAACGAAGAAAATATGTCTGAAGTGTCGGAAGTTTGCAGCTTGAGCTTCAGTGAGAGCGTGTCAACGACAACAAATATCACCGATAGAAGAGAGAATGAAGAAGATCAAGAAGTGATGCAGCAAAACAGAATGCGGAACAATAGATCTCCGGCGAAGTTTACGCAGCAAAGAAATCAAGATTTTCGGGTCAGAAAAGACCGGGTTGTAACTCAGTCACCCACCCGAAGATTCGAACAATCACCGGGTAAAAGAAACCCTACCGGATCAGTGAGGTTGGTCCAGAGTGGCAGAGAAGAACCGGGTCGGGTTCCGAATCAATCAATTGGAAAAAAATGCAGAGACACAGGTGAAAGCTCCGGAAGAAGGTCCAGGTCACCGGCTGCAACCAGATCTGCAGCAATTGGTCGGAGCCCATCTACAAGAAGAACGATCCAGTCTCCGGGTCGGACCAAGAATGAATCGGGTCAAAATGGTAGCCATAAACATACTAATAGCAGAAAAATCGAAAGCCCTAGCAAAACGGAGAACAGGTGGCCAAGTaatgatcaaaataataataactcaaGTACAAATGAGTCACTTGAAAACCCACATGTCTCCCTGGAATGCTTTATTTTTCTGTAA
- the LOC123192577 gene encoding uncharacterized protein LOC123192577: MGGGGENSYNYSYSAWAPTGAPLNNVQREDHWRHFDNSVNAVSFGFVATAILISMFLVMAIFERFLRPTSPNGNGSHGDLESQLPFNPKLRYPSPKMTVYANGVSVLMPGDEIPTFIAHPAPVPCPPERISWPHHQHCPLSNSTTNSNSNSSSIRED, encoded by the exons ATGGGAGGTGGAGGAGAGAATAGCTACAACTACAGTTACAGTGCATGGGCACCAACAGGAGCGCCATTGAACAACGTGCAGAGAGAAGATCACTGGAGACACTTCGACAACTCCGTTAACGCGGTGTCATTTGGCTTTGTAGCTACTGCTATTCTCATCTCTATGTTCTTGGTCATGGCCATTTTTGAAAGATTCCTTAGACCCACTTCGCCAAATGGTAATGGCTCTCATGGTGATCTTGAATCTCAGTTGCCCTTCAATCCTAAGCTTCGCTACCCTTCACCCAAA ATGACTGTATATGCCAATGGTGTTTCTGTGTTGATGCCCGGGGATGAAATTCCTACTTTCATTGCCCACCCAGCTCCAGTGCCCTGTCCTCCTGAACGCATTTCTTGGCCACACCATCAACACTGCCCTTTGTCCAATTCCACcactaactcaaattcaaactcaagctctaTACGAGAAGACTAA
- the LOC123192089 gene encoding uncharacterized protein LOC123192089: MGCCVSSEASSISKKDELVNGGSNGSSKVKAFSHENRAAPPSVEEETVKEVLSETPKPKPQPTPCPKPDPDLTANVKQQVQENNFFNQNPAVFTKIQENHQLEQLKHKNVAKKQELNNVNEENMSEVSEVCSLSFSESVSTTTNITDRRENEEDQEVMQQNRMRNNRSPAKFTQQRNQDFRVRKDRVVTQSPTRRFEQSPGKRNPTGSVRLVQSGREEPGRVPNQSIGKKCRDTGESSGRRSRSPAATRSAAIGRSPSTRRTIQSPGRTKNESGQNGSHKHTNSRKIESPSKTENRWPSNDQNNNNSSTNESLENPHVSLECFIFL, encoded by the coding sequence ATGGGTTGTTGTGTCAGCAGTGAAGCTTCTTCTATTTCAAAGAAAGACGAGCTCGTGAACGGGGGATCTAATGGGTCTTCAAAGGTGAAAGCTTTTAGTCACGAGAATAGAGCGGCTCCACCGTCAGTGGAGGAAGAAACCGTGAAAGAAGTTCTCTCCGAAACCCCCAAACCCAAACCCCAACCTACTCCCTGCCCGAAACCTGACCCAGATTTGACTGCCAACGTCAAACAACAAGTGCAAGAAAACAACTTTTTCAATCAGAACCCGGCGGTTTTCACCAAGATCCAAGAAAATCACCAGCTTGAACAGCTAAAGCACAAGAACGTGGCCAAGAAACAAGAGTTGAACAATGTGAACGAAGAAAATATGTCTGAAGTGTCGGAAGTTTGCAGCTTGAGCTTCAGTGAGAGCGTGTCAACGACAACAAATATCACCGATAGAAGAGAGAATGAAGAAGATCAAGAAGTGATGCAGCAAAACAGAATGCGGAACAATAGATCTCCGGCGAAGTTTACGCAGCAAAGAAATCAAGATTTTCGGGTCAGAAAAGACCGGGTTGTAACTCAGTCACCCACCCGAAGATTCGAACAATCACCGGGTAAAAGAAACCCTACCGGATCAGTGAGGTTGGTCCAGAGTGGCAGAGAAGAACCGGGTCGGGTTCCGAATCAATCAATTGGAAAAAAATGCAGAGACACAGGTGAAAGCTCCGGAAGAAGGTCCAGGTCACCGGCTGCAACCAGATCTGCAGCAATTGGTCGGAGCCCATCTACAAGAAGAACGATCCAGTCTCCGGGTCGGACGAAGAATGAATCGGGTCAAAATGGTAGCCATAAACATACTAATAGCAGAAAAATCGAAAGCCCTAGCAAAACGGAGAACAGGTGGCCAAGTaatgatcaaaataataataactcaaGTACGAATGAGTCACTTGAAAACCCACATGTCTCCCTGGAATGCTTTATTTTTCTGTAA